The genomic DNA ACAGAGGTCCTGGTAAATAAAGACTCCTGAGAGGAGGAATCGTGACCACAAGGAAATGCTGTAGTGTCGATAAACCTGACATGGAAGTAAGAGTGTCACCGACAGGTGTGTCACACTATGAGCTACGAGCGGCTAGCCAACAAGACGGGTGGAGTGGCGCCACTAACCAGCAGACTGGTTTTCATAGCTCAGATCACGGAAGCGCCAAGGAGTCTGTGGAGCTCTGGTAGCTTCATGCTatcatcagccccttgatatgccacacctgtgaggtgggatggattaacttGGTAAAGGAGAAGTGCTCacaaacacacatgtagacacattttcagatgtttgagttcagatcatgaaaaatgggagcaaaaacaaaagtgttgtgtttatattatTAGTTCAGCGTAGCtccttatatccatccctatatacatccttatatccatccctatatacatccttatatccatccctatatacatccttttatccatccctatatacatccttatatccatccctatatacatccttatatccatccctatatccatccttatatccatccctatatccatccctatatacatccttatatccatccctatatccatccttatatccatccctatatacatacttatatccatccctatatacatccttatatccatccctatatacatccttatatccatccctatatacatccttatatccTTCCCTATATTCATCCTTTTttccatccttatatccatccgtatattcatccttatatccatccctatATTCATCCTTATATcatccctatatacatccttatatccatccctatatacatccttatatgcatccctatatacatccttatatgcatccctatatacatccttatatccatccctatattcatccttatatccatccctatatacattcttatatccatccctatatacatccttatatccatccctatattcatccttatatccatccctatATTCATCCTTATATcatccctatatacatccttatatccatccctatatacatccttatatgcatccctatatacatccttatatgCATCCCTATATACATTCTTATATCCTTCCgtatatacatccttatatccatctctatatacatccttatatccatccctatatacatccttatatccatccctatatacatccttatatccatccctatatacatccctatatacatccttatatccattcctatatacatccttatatccatccctatatacatccttatatccatccctatacacatccttatatccatccctatatacatccttatatccatccctatatacatccttatatgcatccctatatacatccttatatccatctctATATACATCCTTAAATccatccctatatacatccttatatccatccctattgacatccttatatccattcctatatacatccttatatgcatccctatatacatccttatatccatccctatatacatccttatatccatctctatatacatccttatatccatccctatATGCATCCTTATATGcatccctatatacatccttctatgcatccctatatacatccttatatccatccctatatacatccttatatccttccctatatacatccttatatccatccctatatacatccttatatccatccctataaacatccttatatccatccctatatacatctttatatccatccctatatacatccttatatctatccctatatacatccttatatccatccctatatacatccttatatccatccctatattcatccttatatccatcccgatattcatccttatatccatccctatatacatccttatatgcatccctatatacatccttatatccatccctatATTCATTCTTATATccatccctatatacatccttatatccatccctatatacatccttatatccatccctatattcatccttatatccatccctatatacatccttatatccatccctatatacatccttatatgcatccctatatacatccttatatccttccctatatacatccttatatccatctctatatacatccttatatgCATCCCTATATAAATCCTTATATGcatccctatatacatccttatatccatccctatatacatccttatatccttccctatatacatccttatatccatctctatatacatccttatatgcatccctatatacatccttatatgcatccctatatacatccttatatccttccctatatacatccttatatccatctctATATACGTCCTTATATGcatccctatatacatccttatatgcatccctatatacatccttatatccttccgtatatacatccttatatccatctctatatacatccttatatccatccctatatacatccttatatccatccctatatacatccctatatacatccttatatccattcctatatacatccttatatccatccctatatacatccttatatccatccctatacacatccttatatacatccttatatccatccctatatacatccttatatgcatccttatatacatccttatatccatccctatacacatccttatatccatctctatatacatccttatatgcatccctatatacatccttatatgcatccctatatacatccttatatccatccctatatacatccttatacCCTTCCCTGtatacatccttatatccatctctatatacatccttatatgcatccctatatacatccttatatgcatccctatatacatccttatatccttccgtatatacatccttatatccatctctatatacatccttttatccatccctatatacatccttatatccatccctatatacatccctatatacatccttatatccatccctatatacatccttatatccatccctatTTACATCCTTATATGcatccctatatacatccttatatccatccctatatacatccttatatgcatccctatatacatccttatatccatccctattcacatccttatatccatctctatatacatccttatatgcatccctatatacatccttatatgcatccctatatacatccttatatccatccctatatacatccttatatccttccctatatacatccttatatccatctctatatacatccttatatgcatccctatatacatccttatatgcatccctatatacatccttatatccttccgtatatacatccttatatccatctctatatacatccttttatccatccctatatacatccttatatccatccctatatacatccctatatacatccttatatccatccctatatacatccttatatccatccctatTTACATCCTTATATGCATCCCTATATACATACTTATATCCATCCCTATagacatccttatatccatccttatatgcatccctatatacatccttatatgcatccctatatacatccttatatgcatccctatatacatccttatatccattcctatatacatccttatatccatccctatatacatccttatatccatccctatATACAGAGAGAGATGGCTCCGCCCTAACCCAAGTGTTGACTGACCTCACTTTCATCCTCAGGAACTACATCTGTCCAGTCGGTTAGCACTAAAGTAGGAGCTCCAGTTTCTCTGACGGGTCAAAGGTTTACTGTGCAGATCCCCCCACCCTCTCAGATGACCACCACCAAAACCAGTAAGAACCAGTTCTTTCCATTAATGTCAGCCGGGAGGTGCATGCGTGCAGCAGGAAGCGGGTGTTTGGGTGTTAATCTTTATAGAGTTTTAGGTTGCTCTAAACAGGATTCGGACACACGGTCtgagctgacttcctgtttgtctcCACAGCTACACCGTCCACTCCAGCGGTGTCCAACGTCCTCATCAACCCGTCTCTGATTGGCTCCAAGAACATCCTCATCACCACCAACATGGTGTCCCAAAACGCTGCTGGGGAGTCGCTGAAGAGGAAACATGAAGATGACGAGGACTATGATGCTTTATGACAACAAGCTGAGACACAAACTTTTCTCCTTTAGTTGGACATCATCAACTGGACTGATCCGGTCCACTGTAGAACCAGACAGGGTGGTGGCCTGCTGAGTGGATCTAACTAAAGCCACTCTAAAAGGAAACATCCTGGTGTGAATCTAAATAAAAACTCAAACCTGTGATCTGTTTCATTCTGGGCAGACAAATGAAGTCTCTGTGTATTTTAACGGGACCGATCTGGACCTGGACTCGTGCTGTCCTGTCAGGTGGACCTTGAACACCTCCAGTTAAATAAGTAAGATATGATTAAACCATCATGAACATCACTTGTCCACTAAACAGTCAGTCCAGCTGTGGAACTAGATCAACGTTAGAGCTGCATCGAGATGCAGACTTAAGTGATCCATCATTGTGTAATGCAGTTTGTTTTTTAACCGCAGCATAGACGTGATTCTAAAGCTGCCTAAAGACATAAAACTAAGATATGGGCCCATTATAAAGTTTATAACCTCATTAAAAGCAAGAATTGGACATTTTATAGGTTTTCAGTAGTTTTTAAGTCAAGTTTCTCCCACAGCCTGGGTTTGAATGAGGAAACAGGTTTTTTTTACTTTGGGACACAGAATCGtaaccaacattttcttgtttttgAATAGACAGCTTGGGTGGTCTAAAGTAGCACGCCATAAAGTCAACGCCATTTGTGACCTACTTTTAATCTAAGAAAGTTTACAAATGCCAGAGGAAATCTTTTCTGAGAAACCTCATAAAAACTTCACAATGTGGAGCTCTTCCTCCTCCAGGCTGCAGTCTCCGTGTCTGAGaccttctggtttaaaccaaccaatcagcaaccagctcattagcatattcatgtcctggccaagtgggaggggTTAACAGCTCATTTAGGGGGTTTTAAATGGCCtgcatcagggctcctgggacagatgaaagccaaaggaAAATTTCTTCTGCTTCTGAGATTCAAAGCAGTTAAAGACAATGATGAATGGCATTATTTGTCTCCttaaagcctgccgcacacgagagcaacCTGCTGAGAAGACGGTCATTCGAGACATctcgctgtgtgcgcctgattttccccTGAGTTCTCCGCCTCATCTCGCTGAGGTCAATATCTGACCGGTTAGATACTTTCTGCCTCGTGgtggtaaaaactcgccgtgtgtgcactacgtgagctgctggctgagctgaaatattctagtggccaaagcGCGTTCTCTGCTCGCATGACTCCAAGATGGGGTCAAACTGAAAATGAAACCTCTCCatcttgctgtgcgtttgtcttttattttaacaccttcatctaccagctgaagtgtctcctcagccttcattagtgtctacagaagtgattcatcactaaattaagcacatcagctgtgttcctgatctaaaacatgcaggaagcgtGCTGAAAGCAGATTAAAGAGCCAGGTATGTCCGCTCAAGGTGGTcctccagtctgaagttgcagtgTGGTATTTTGGCGTGCCACAGGGAGGTGGGATCTGGGTGACAACCCGGTAAAGAGTTATTTGGCATTAAATCTtaaatgttttacactttacattGTCCTAAGGATGGTTGTGATTGAAGAGCTTTTAGGGGGATGCCTGGCAtgtttttgattttaaaaagcaCATATCTGACATCACGCTGATAAAAATAAACCCATATGAAATAATCGTTATGCATTGAGTCGTTGACATAATAGTAATTGAATCGTGAGactagtgaagattcacacctctaatggACGTGCCACTAGCTGCTCGTCCTTAGGGGGCGCTAGCGTGCCGCACCACGagacaggaagaagaagaaaggaatcACAGCATATAAAAAACATCATTAAAATGAAACTAAAGGATCTCTACGTCATACGGACTACAAGTGCTGTGTAGATAAAGCATTTATGGATAGTTAAATGTTATTTGCTCCTCACCGAGCAAGACTATCCCAGCATGCATTGCGCGCTGGACCTGGACTCGACAGACTCGGAACAATGGCTGATGGAGCGGGAGAGCGGTGCGTTTTCAAATGTAAGTTTGAAAAAAGGCGGTAAAACAATTAAAGCACGTGTTTgggcttttttcatttgatttttataCAATATCTAATACCGCGAATTGTTTCCTTCATGTAATTGTGGGCTAAAAAACACCTCACCGTACACTAGCTTGAATGATTCATAGGAAAAAGTAGACAACCCACGTAAAAGAGCTTGAATAAATGCCCCAAAAGAACCAAAACTAtgtttaattttcatttaaatgGAATTTTAAGAACACACATccctgtcaaagagcttggatgtttttaatttaatttcaggCAGAAAAGAAATACCCGCCGTGGACTAGTTTGATAGTTTGGAAAGGATGGTTGAGAAATTGGTTATTTGTTTGTTCTGGATCAATATATTTGTTGGAATTTTTCTGTCATTtgattaaatgtaataaaatttttATTAATTGATAACTTTTTTGATCATTTCAACAGTTtgattattcagtttttaacaagtaacaaccTGGTAAATACATGGTAAGGGAACACTTTAACAGGTATGTGCATTTAAAGcaagattaacctgagtgacttttGCTGGACCGTTTATTTGAATAAGCAGGAAGTCTTTGGTAGTGATGCTAAATCAGCTGAACATGGATCTCAGAGATGGATGGAGTGCTGGAACATAGACCGTTGGCTGAACCTTTCTGGTTGGAGAGTGGAACATGGTCcgcagagggtgcttctggatgcgTCATCTCACTGTCCACTGCATTGTCCATCAACAGGGTTTGCTGGCTGGCTCAgtcgacggctgtcacatcactaacaggCAGATATGTGCAAAAAGGAGATATATGGAttcatgagtataatacttgtaactcaAGCAGATAATAGGACTAAATGCTGTTTAAAACTAGAGATTCCTGCATAaattacttgcctgttaacagtaatcGTGGTCTGGTGGTACTTCCTCcagagcagacacctcagaaGCAAGTTGGTCCTGCCAAAGGGCACCACTGACTGcctccaaaccagcctctccctcATCTTTTGCAACATCATCCTCAGGTTCATCCTCCTGTGCCACAATGTCACCAGCACTGAGGCAGGTGTTGTGCAGAATGGTGCATGCTGTGGTGACCTGTAAAAGAGATAAAAAgtaattttatattttattccAAAACAAAGATTACACCCAAAGTTAATTTCCACGTTGTGTTAACTTACATGAGGTACAATGGTGTGGTGCACCTCCAGCGCTTCAGGAAGATGGCCCTGAACCTGGTCTTCATCGTGCCAAAAGCACGCTCTATGATGCAGCGTGCCCTGGAATGATGGCCGTTGAAGCGCTGGGCTCCAACACCTTGAACCACTCGTTTGTAGTGGGTGATGAGGGGGAGTGGATGTTGGAGACATGGGTACCCTCCATCTGCGAGGATGAAGTTTCCTGGAGGAGGATAGGCTGACTGCCTGTACAGCGGGCTGTGCCGGAGCACCCTGGAGTCGCGGACCGACCCAggccagcccacataggtgtcCATAAAACTGCCCTGATGGTCACAAACTGCCTGTAGGATGATGGATGGAAACAGACCATCACGGACCATCAGAACCGCTCGGAGCCTTGATACAGATTTGGCAGCCGTCGGTTAgtagccagcccagcaaacccagaAGACACAACCTCCATCTCCTCTGTGGTTTGGGGGTGGTGTATGACCTGATGGAGAATGGCGACCACCTCCTCTGTGACTCAGTGGACGATGTTGTGGACAGTAGAACGAAGCATCCCAAACACTTGGGACCACCCTGTAGGATGTTCCACTTGTCAACCAGAAAACAAACACCAGGGTCTCGGTTGTGGCACCCCAACCATATCGTCGATCCTGGTTCAGGAGATTTAGCGACACCGCCAGAGACTCCCTGCTTAGACGAAAATCTGGTCCAGGACTgggacactcaggttaatcctgcagtacaggggtctgttctgttagaagaagaagaagagtagagaacaataaaattaaaacaaaaactatAAATGAATGAGATTTTTAGAAGAGAGCTAGACATTTTTAGGCTAAAGCTGAAAAGGACAATAAACATTAAAAACCTTTAAATGCTGCTTTTACTATGAACTTTATTCACACAAACAAGCCTTAGGATCAAATAAATATTAGAAAATGttattttaataattatttaaaattaCTTATATGCATATTAGTCTGCTCTATACTAATGTGTACATTTAGCCACAGGTCTTTAAAATATTAATGAAGCTAAAGTTAGCATGTAATTCctgaaagctggttcactaaTCAAAAAAGGATTTTACCTGGATATGGCTGCTTCTCAATCTTAAATAGAAAGGCCAGCAACCGTGATTAAGCAGTTTTAGCTCCTCAAATAACAAATATAACAAGAAAAATACTCAGTTGCGGATCCATTTTAactagcttgttagcctg from Nothobranchius furzeri strain GRZ-AD chromosome 10, NfurGRZ-RIMD1, whole genome shotgun sequence includes the following:
- the LOC139072035 gene encoding uncharacterized protein, whose translation is MVRDGLFPSIILQAVCDHQGSFMDTYVGWPGSVRDSRVLRHSPLYRQSAYPPPGNFILADGGYPCLQHPLPLITHYKRVVQGVGAQRFNGHHSRARCIIERAFGTMKTRFRAIFLKRWRCTTPLYLMSPQHAPFCTTPASVLVTLWHRRMNLRMMLQKMRERLVWRQSVVPFGRTNLLLRCLLWRKYHQTTITVNSQQTLLMDNAVDSEMTHPEAPSADHVPLSNQKGSANGLCSSTPSISEIHVQLI